Part of the Patagioenas fasciata isolate bPatFas1 chromosome 24, bPatFas1.hap1, whole genome shotgun sequence genome is shown below.
GGCGGAAGTCTGCGGCGAAGGGCGCATGCGCGCTGCGTTCTTCCCGCCGCGCCTGCGCAATGGCCCGCGCGGTTCGGTCTCTATAGAGCCCATCGCGACAAAGGACATTTAAAAGGCGACAACCCTCCTCCCCCCAGTGAACagaggttttctttaaaaaaaagagaaaaagatttaTTAATTTCGTGTATTTTACACGGGGGGGGGTTGCACAAGACTCCGAACACGAGAACAGTCACCGAATGTACAACGAACACACACAGTTAAATAAGAGGAGGGGCCGAGGTGCAAAATCAGGGTGCTTGTGGGACTGTTTtgtcttttatttgtttgtttgttttccaggacaACGGAGAAACGACTCAAAATGCTTCCAAGGAACAAGCTGCAGTGATGCCCCTTTTTGAGCAAAATGACATTGAATGAGAGATCTTGGGGTGCTCTGACTTAATAATAATGAACCCTGTACCTTCTGCActgcagaaactggaaaaaaaatccatgcaaaCTCTTGTCTTTCTTGTTGTTGTCTAAAGCAATCTGTGCAATCACTGTTGTTCCTTACTTGGGAAGGAAAAATTCATGATATTTCACTTTCCAGGGCTGCTTCTCTCACACCGAGGCATTGGTTTAACTCAAGACACTGTGAATTAACATGGGTACCAATAAACTGCTCTTGCTGTGGGACAGAATAAAAACTTCCTTAAGATTTGAGTTCACAGAGGCTGCTTTAAGATAGTTTCCGGGAACACAGTGTAGTTTTTAGGTTTAAATAACTGGTACAAGGGTCCTCATCCTGTGATCCTTTCCTAAATAGAGCAATATTTTTAAACCCCCTACTTGCAATATCATTAAGTGGAAAAAGCTTGATGTTCATCTAAGACTACAGCCCTTTTAAGACTTTAAAACTGCTCctgtggggcaggatccacctggaATATCCCTATTTCCAAGACTTCTGTTTTCCTATTGCCCAAACCATTTTTTACTTGTTACTAAATAATTTAGCAGCCTGAAAACAAAGCCAAGACAAAACCTCTCTCACACGAACAACATCGCATCACCCAACATCACAATTCAGAAGCCCTTGGCAACATGACTTTACGTCAATTAGTGGGATGGGCTCCTGTTTTAATGGTCCTCATCAACTTTGGCAATCTCATTAGTGCCTCACTATGGTGGTACAGCAAGAGAAGCAAAATCCCAGGAACAAATTTATCTACATTTTGATCTCATCACGTGCAGTCGCTATTTCCACGCCGTATTAACAGATACGTTAATTACCAAAGCAATACCTGCTACGAGGCTTTGCCTACATGGAACCCAACTTCCACCTGTCCGCTCTGAATACGAAATTTGTGTCTAAAAGCTTTAACTCCGCAAGGCCCGATACTATGACGTGTAAACATCCGTAGGGCTTACTCACACGGGTTATTCTCATCTCAGTCTGTGCGAGTACTTAGGAAAGAGAATCCTGGATTCACACTCAGTGCAGCACAggagaaaacaaatttaaaaccaACGAAACAAACCTCCCTCAGTTCCTCGATCTCAAGGGCCATTAAGAGAGAACATGCTTCTTTGCTCTTCCTTTTATAAATAAAGGTGTTCTGCTAGACACAGACATTCCAGAACGAGTTTTCAAGCAGAGTGAATGGAGGTTTAAGGTTTAGACATACACAGTATATCTGTGGAGTCGTAGTCATATTCTTGCAAATACCAGAATGCATTAAATAACCAACCGACAagatctgtgaaggagaaatacacaagaaaaataaaatatgctgcCTTAAAAGGTAAaaccttctctttccctttctcctggTCCCTAAAAGTGACGTGAATTCTGTACATAGACCAGGTCTAGCAAAGGAGACAACCCTGCCGTGGCTTTCTGCGTCCCGTCAATAGTGGTCCACGAAAATGTTCCTTGTGTGTCCTGAGTCCAGGGCCAGTCACTTCACAGAACTGTCCAAAGGAATTACAGTGCATCATTAacaaggtatttggaaaatcagagtTATTAATTCTCCATCCAGTCTTCAAGGGGAAAAATACATCCACTTGGAGGTGAGAACAGAGACAACTACCCTGTCTCTTCAGAGGTGTGCACCTGTACCCTCATTTTCTCCGGGCAAAATTATCTTTAGGTCTCAGCAGAAGCTGCTACGCAGACTAAGCTGAGTCTTTCTTAATTTACAGGCAAAAGTGCAATTTTCCCTGCAAATACTGGAGGGGAAAGGAGATAACAGCGACTCAATTCTACCATTCTGTGCTACTATTTCAATCAGTTTGTTCCAAATACGGGTTTAAGActgcacctttttttctttctggaactggTTGGTAAAACAGGGCAGACAGCATGTAAACAGTTCTCTAGGGTtggaaaaacaataataataatttaatggACTGCTTCAGCGCATCTTCACAGCTTCATTGTTCTATCCATCCCCGCACACGAGGAGCTACcgctttcctgctgctgctctttttcTCCAGGTGGTCTGCTCGCATCGAGCTGCTTTACTCCCTTTCACCCTGGCTGCTCAAACAAGGACAGAGGAATGAATTCTGCCACGTTTTGGCAATTTACACCACGTCCTCCTCTTTAACAGCTcctattaaaaatatacatacaaCGTAATCAGCCAGTTAGCCTTCAGTCAGGCAAGCTTTTCCCCATACAATTGAAATTAAAAGTTGTTTACTGGAGACACTTCCAAAACGGAAAAATAAGGGTCAGCAGACATGCCAAAAAATAAAGTCCAGAGCAAGCAGAGCTTTTGCTTCTCGTTCGTTTTGTTAAAAGCTGCATAAAATAGCATCCCAGAATGATTTGGAGGGTACTTCTTCACGGTCACAGGGGACTTAAACCCTCTTAAAGCATTAACTAGAGCTCCAAGACTTTAGTTGACATTAAGTGagtatataatttaaaatatatagagCTCCAGGATGCCCGTGTACCTGGGCTTTTTGGGGGAGGTGACAAGTGACACCACGAGCCTTCTTCACTCGTGTTCTGCTGAGAAAGTTCTGGGTTTGGCGATGTGGACCTCGCTGCCACCGCTGCCGTTGGTGGTCGTGGTGATGATGTACTGGGCGCTTTGCTGCTGGCCACTCGGCTGCGATTCCAGGGGCTCCGTGTGGGCTGGCGGCTGCGAAACGCCGACCGGGACCTCGCTGGAGAGCGAAGAGTTTTGTTTCACCTCCAGATCGGGCTGACCTTCAGATATCACATAGTGAGTCTGCatggggaagaggaaaaataaggaaTAATTGTTTCGTCTTTTTCCTGGTGCTGTGCTGGAAGATTTTGAAATGAAGTtgtatttcatttaaatgaatttGAGAGCAGCAGAAGCCTAAGACAGCAGCAACTCTTCTTATTTTGCAATTGTACAGGTAACAAAAAGCTATCAAAATACTTCCAGAAACTGTTCTGAAATGTGGTTTAATGCATACAGCTTAGCCATGAACATTTTTAAGACTAACTGATACCACTAAATCATCCCTTATCCTGCAAACACGACTGAATGAACACTTTTGACTTAAAGTCACATATACAGGGGACGGATGCAGAAATCCATTTGTAATCACCACATAAAGGACTATGAtgtacatcagaaaaaaaacaaatcacatattttcctttaaattcatgaGATTATTTCCTTCTGGACTATACAGTCCAGATCTCTAAGTACACCATAATTCTCTCCTCTCTGTGTCCCAGTCATCATTTTGGCATTCCTTTAGCCTTCAAACTTTAGGCTTTAAGCCTGATGCGTTATTCTGGATTAAAAAACCCACATGATGATTGTTTTCCTTACCTGAGTAACTGCTTTTACTTGCCCTGTGTTGACGGTGGTGACTGGTGTACCCACAGCGGTCTCTGTGATCACATACTGGCCTTGGGGAATGGTCATCATCTGAATTTCAGATGCTAAAAAACAGAAATTGAAGAATGAAAAGCTTCAGGTAAACTCAAAGGCCACCTTGAAAGATAAGGCCTTATGTTAGAAAGATTTCAGGCTTGTAATAGCAGTTGTTGAATAGACATTCAGGTAAAGCCTTGTAAAACTCGACAGGTCTAACATCAGCTGCAGATTTGGCAACTCACTCATAGAAAACACATCCTGTGCTGGCCCAAGAAATCACAGAATTACCATCCAGAGCTGCATGAACGTGAAAAATCATTTCCTGTCACCCCCATCTTCTGTATGATTGTTGCAAGAATCCATGCAAATTCCAACAACCTGCTACCCAACACAGGGATACTTGCAGAATCCAAGTTCTTTGGAATAAAATAGCCCAGTCTGCCTGCCCAGACCATGCACCAGAGAATTACAGATCTGCACTAGAAAAGCTAGTACAGCCGTTTTCATTTGTGTAAAACTGTTTTATCTTCCCAGACCTCTCTGAATATTAACCACAAAGCTTAATGAACTCTGAAAATATGATCTCATTTAGTAGTTGGAGAAATGGAGCACATCCTAGTCCCACACACAAGCCAGGCTATTAGTGAGAGCTCCCGCTGACACTCACAATAGCTCCGAAATGAGTTCCACGTGCTGGGGAGATACGTGTGCTGGACTGAAGagccttgctgctgctggagggcttGGGTTGGTGTAGATGGAGTTGTCTGCATCTGCGAGGGACTGAGCTCCTGCTGAGATTGTTGTGAGGAGGGACTCAAAGGCTGAGCCCCAAcctagaaaaaaaagaagtgggggGAAATAAGTGTTCTCCGTGTACTTAGGATTGTACTGTTAGAAACATTCCTTCTTAggaagggaaaacaccacaaGGAGTTTCTACAGCGTATTGAACACAAGAAATACAaagctctcctccctctcccccaacTTGCTTCACTTTGTGTTTCATAAGCAAAGGTCAGGAAAATGAAATGGAGACACTGTTTGCCAAAGGTTACAGAGTGAGTCTGTGGCAGAAAACAGATGAGAGGCTAAATATGACCCAACAGCATGAAGAGCTGAACTTCAATTATTTGAGGAGTGCCAATCCAATTGCATCTTTCAGTTGGCTAACTTTATTGAagctgcagatttgtctgttccCAGCCATCTCTCTCTACCTTGTATATGCTGTTaggaacaaaaaacccaaacaaaaccacaacaaaacaccccCATGCACCCGAGGAACATCTGGGAACTATCTCACGATCTCAGAGACGTTTCTGTGAGAGTCATTGCATGCATGGTCTTCTTTTAAATGACATGGAAAAGGCGACGTCCTAGATCAGCACGCACAATGCGCCAGCTGAGCTGGCTGGTAAGGGAAAAGTTTCCTACAAGAGAGGAGTGAAATACCTGTGATGATGACTGAGCTGCTGGCGATGGCTCTGTGACCTGGATGTGCTGCACCTGGATGGCATGTTGGGTGTACGTCTGGGGATCGTGAAGCTGCCCAACATCCACGGTGGAGTGCTGGGACTGGTGAGGTGAGGTAgcctggaaaaaaacacacaaaaaaatcaaaccaaagcaGAGGCGTGTACTTCAAATTctttgcagaagctgctgtgtAAACCTCTTATGTGATACAAGGTCAGGAACAATAAGGTATGAGCCTTAGTGAGGCCATGGAGCACTCCTGGGAGATAAAGAAGTACATTGAACAGATGTAATGGTACTGAGATGGTTCCATGTCTGTGATATCAATGGAAAGGACATCCTGCAGGATGGACTCAAATCAAAGAGTCAGAAAACCAGGATTAGTGTCAACCACTGGACAACCCTTCTTTGTAAGCACCTTTCTATAAAATGTAAACATACTCAAGATCTGCAGATCCAATACTGTAGTTTGACATTGCTCTGTATCAAGACAAGTGCTTTAAGTCTTTCTGAGTAAAGGCTTTTTTGAGCAACACTTGTTAATGATACCAATTGGAGTAATTTAATTACAAGTCTCAGATCTTGATAAAATCAATATTAGCTGCAGGAATCTGTATTCATTCTCCTGTATCATTAGAACAGCTATAGTCAATATTAACTGAGGCCATTGTTTAGGCCTTTATTAACCAAATTCATAATTTGATTTGTAATGAGgggacagaaagaaaatgaaatttcagatTCCAATACAAACACATGGTAATTTCAGCTTCACCCAGCAGATAATAGATTTGAAGGCTATGGTGATTTCTTACAGCTGCCCGAGttattttcctttcctcagcTCGGTTGCTCTAGTTACACTCTGCTTTTATCTTTAGGAGGCTGTTGAGCATCATAGAGAATGAATATTCTAACAGATGATATGAAGGGGAAAGGCAAGTGCTTTCTGTACTTCACTGAGAACAAGGAAGTACAAATGAGTCTTCTCAGCTGCACAAAAAAAGGGTCACCCATTAACCCACTTTTCCAGTTGCTAGAAAACCTGCCTAAAGCAGACTCCAGCAAAGGTACCCAGATGGGTAGAACTAAATTAGGACTGTGTAGAAATGTCTCCAGGAAGCTGATCTAGACTGGGAGGACTATTTCTGAAGCAGAGGCTTGATATGGTGATGGTCAAAACCACATCAGGTTACTCACCTGGGCCACTTGAACAACCTGCAGCTGTATGTGCTGAGGCTGCTGCAAGCCGGTTGTGGACTGTGACACTGGGATGTACTGGATTCGCTGGTAATCCCCCTGGGGAGTCCGATAGTCTGTTGTGAGGGTCTGGGATATCTCCGTCATGGCTTGTGTCAGTAAATCTGTTGTCTGAGCAGGCAGAGAGACACCGACCATTACCATTTATTGTCTACCAGACTGAATACTTTTGTAGGGCTGTAATTCTTTCATCATATTGAATCTACATGTACACCATTGAGCCTAAGGATCATTTATTAGGGCTTAACATATTATAAGAGCTTAATGTGTGCAGAGGACAGGGTGTCCTGACTCCTTACCACAACGGTTTCTCCGGTGGTGCTGTCAGTGGTTAGAACGGCAGGAGTGGAACTGATGACAGCTGTTGTCAGCGGGGCGTGTATCGTGTTAGGGAGCTGAGCAAACTCCGGGTGCTTCTTGCGAATGTGCTGGACCATCTTCGTCTGCAGAGAGATGGACGAGAGCATTAGAGAGACTGTCAGTAGCTCCACAGACTGCGGCTTTTAGGTTTTCCTCACTAAGGCAGCATCAGGATTCACACTATGGGATGCTCTGCTCAGCAAGAAAGAAATAAGGATCACAAAGTCACTGCTGAGCTCTCTGATATTGAAATATTGCCCCAAACAACACACCCATAAGCTTTTTACCACACAGTCAAATATTTTGGGGACCTTTTCCAGATGTCACCTTCTCTGCATTTGATTGCCCTGCTGCTCTCCTTTGCCACTGTCAGTGAGCAGTTTCCAAGCTTTTCCATTTGCAACAGCACTCTAacatttccatttcttctttcaaGCTCCCATCCTCTATTTAGGGAACCTTTTTACCCTAAAAACAAGAAAGAGAGGCTGAGACAACCCCCGTACCTTGCTGCTGTACTGCTTGGAACAGTGAGGACAGCAGACCGGAGGGGTGGCGATGGTGcccgtcagctgggtgtgggtgCTCAGCATGGGGTCCGGCTCTCCTGGGCCTGCAGGACGCAGTTTCCGGATGCTTGGAGGTAGCTCAGCACCGGGATGGTTCTTCAGGATGTGTGCTTTGCGTTTACTGGCACTCTTGTACACCTGCGGGGTCAAGATTTGGAACAAAAACGGTGTAATGCTGATGTCAGCACAGAAAACAGCTACCAGTTGCCTTTATCTGCAACATCTGCGTGTTGCTTTAGATGGCATTAGTTAAATCCCCAAGTAATTACAACATAAGGCATGAATATATTAATACATACACCTTCCAGTGTTTAATCAACCTGTAAAAGCAACTCCTTGAGCAGCATGCAAAAGCCATTTGCAAACATGTATGTCACAACAAAACATCAAAGCAGGACAGGAAGGTAAGATGAAAACCTTTTTTTGCCTGATATTTGAAGGCCAAATGTCAGAGAAGCCACTGATCACCAAAGCTGTAATTTGTCCAATATTACTTTGTCATGAGGGTTGATGCCTCCACTCTTGGACAAGGCATCAAACTGTTTTAAAAGCCTTCAGCAAtcaacttatttttaaattctatttatgCACAtcaaacagatattctgtaataCTTAGAACtacctatttttttcccctttaaacaaAAGGAAGGAGGCATCACAGAAGAATGTATTGAAGATAAGAAGAGTCAGTCAAAATACACTCCCTGGTAAATAAAGGCCAACATGCATAAAAAGCAAAAGCCAGGGAGTGAGAACAGGAACCCAGAGGCAGCACAGAAGCAGCTTCAGGCTCCACTGAACACTGGGAATTACTGGCACGTGACTAAGCACACAGCTTAAAATAGGAGTTAGAGACTAACTTCTAGAAGTGATagagaaaccaaaataaattagTGTTAATAAATTAGGAATTATAGATACACAGAATACGTAGTCCTGGGTTGCAAAAAGTGATGCAGGACTAAAGGTGGGTGGCTGCTTGCTGgatccaaagactgcagaaaagGAGAACTGCAGTTTTCAATTTGTATTCAGCTGCTTTGGCCTAAGTGCATTTCATCTTAATTTCTTTTGGATAGTGCTGCAGAATTGTTGCTGACAAGCACCTACAAACCCTACCAGATGTTTCTATGCAGAGACATATTTGTTGCATCCAAGTCTAGGACTGACTCCAAGCGGTGACTTCCTTACATACCTTATCACAGTACTGACAGAAGTAATCTCTGTTGGGTTTGATGATGGGCAACGTGAGCTCTGGCACCTCTTCTATTTTCATGTCTGGATGTCTCTTTGATAAATGATTCACCTTACAAAGAGAACAAGAGAGCATATTACAGATGGAAGCCAAGAAATTGCATCTTCTCCTAGACATGGATAAGAGCCAAACCAAAACTGTAATGACGTTAGCCAGCAGCACTGGATGCATTTGCTGCTGCAAGGGTTATTGTCAACTCACAGCCAGCTGCTGAAGTTAAACGTGGCCTTGCTAGAACTCACAGTTTCTCTAATCAAAATAAGATGGAAAGGgttaaaataatttgcaagttAAGAGTGAGGTAATGTAAAAGCCATCCGCCCAGAGAGGCCTTTGCTAGCAGAGATCACAACCCTCAAAATATTTGCAAGTAAGATCTCCTGGCTGTGTGACACCCTTCACACAGCGGCAGTTACAGGGCATGGCCAGGAGAGGCCCCTCAAGAAGGGACAGaaacaagaaaacaggaaaaagtcaGGAAAACCGAGGCAGTAAGGTTGAACTAGGCAATAAACAAATCTCATGTTCTGCTAAACACATTATACATCTATCAGCATTATTGTTGAGATGTGGTAACAACCAGACGTACAACACAGGCAATTAAGAAAACGCAAAGGCACGCATTTGTTAAAGAGAGAAAGTTTTAAAAGATACATGACCTCATCTTCAAAATTCTCCCGGTTTCATGGCATCTTTGTGTTCCAACATTACAATTCTATCTTTATTCCTTAGCTATTCATCAAGACTGAGTACAGAAGTTGTAAGACAAGCTCGAGCACACACTCACCAACATCCCCCTCCGGCGGAAACCCATCATGCAGAGTCGGCACTTGAACATGAAGCTCTCGTAGTCAGTGGAAGCTATCCGAGGCTTGAACGTTTTGGAGCGGCTGATTCGATCGGCTTTCTTGGCCTCCCTCTCTGGGTTGTGCATCCTCTGCATGTGCTCTCGCAGTTTGTCTTTCCTCTAGAGAAAGAGCAATGGCAGAGAAAAATATCAGCACTGCTTATTGCCTTGCTCCCTGTTACAAGGAAGAGCCACATAAGTTGTTCAAAGATCTCTTCAGCTTTTCCTCTCCACTGCTGCCACGAGACAGTCGCATGCTCAGTATTGGACTTGGGTCTAACAAGAACCATTTGGCCTCAGGTTTATCCTTCAAACCAAGCTGAGGTTGCTcagccacaaaaacaaaaactaaactaaCGCTAATTTTGCAGTCACTGTGAGAATAAACCCTTTCACTCTGGCTTTTCTTTGAATTCATCTAAAATATTACTGCTCAGCTCTTTATAGCTGGAAACTTGCATCAAATAATGCTCTTGACTGAGGAGAACCCCATGTCCTATAATGATACTGAACCTACTGCCCAGATGAAATCCACCCTCTCTGGACACACTGTCTAGAAAGCGCTTCTTCACCCAAAAGCATCCAATGCCTTGGTACCTCATAAGAAACTCAGTGACGAGGAGGCTGCTGCCACCACAGTTTACCTGGCTCAGCCTACTCCATGTGTTCTGGAGGGAGCCTCATAGCTCACATATGACACAAAGTGGTGCGAGCAACTTGCAGGCATATCTAGCGCATTAACACATGGTAATTTCTTCCACCTTTGAGAATATGAGCTTGTCTACTTAAAGGAGGGCAAAGAATGTTGTTCTCCGCCTGTATCAGAAAGGATCCAGTCCAGAGTCATCTTACCTTGAACTGCTTGCCACATGTGGAGCACAAGAAGTCTTTGCGGTCCGAGTGTCGCAACATATGGAGCCGCAGCTTGTCGGGGCGACAGAAAGCCTTGTCGCATTCCGTGCACTGGTAAATCTTCTCTGAATGGAAACTGCGTACGTGTTTCTTGACCTAGAATGGCAGATCACAGAAAAATGGAATTTATTCAAAAGAGAAGAGTGTGTGCTAAAACAGTCTCAGAAACTCTtagcaaaaagaagaaaggaaaaagattctAAGACTTCTCTAATCTGCTTTGGTTTAAAGAGTGTTTTACCAGAACAGGTAATGTCTTGCGAGTAGTTTCTATGAAGCCATAACATCTTTATTATACATCTGGCCGGATGATTTGATTTCCTCAAGACTGATTCTTGACGGCATCAGGTATTGCGCAGTCGGGCACTTAACATGCACCAGAAGTCCATGAAGTACAAGTTTTACTGAATCACCCTTGAGTTAACACGTTCATTTGAGGTTCATTATCTTGACTTTATTTGTAAGAAATTCAAATGCAGGGACTAATCTCTTTGAATCAGAGAGAAAGAATTTGCAATTACaaatgccaaaaaaaccccaaacttcagACCAAAAAGCATTTGCAGGCCATTTCTGAACAGTGATTCCTCTTGCATGCTTTGGGACTACCCTTGACctcttcaagcatctagtggggcTTTTTTCCCCAATAAAGGAACTAATGAGGTTTGACATTTGAAATCCAAGCACCACTCAAGAAATGGATCTCTAATTGTATCTTTACTATCTTCTAATACTGATCATACATGGGACAACTTGGTCTCTTTATCTGTTCCATATGAAAGTTTTTAAGTAGGCAGCAATTCATGATGACTGGACTTAATTATTCACATAGCTTCAATTGAAAAAAGTCTTTAAATTTCAAAATAGAGTTGAACAGGTAGAAAAAAGCCATGGGATCTTCTTCTGACTTCATCAGCTTCACAGGAATGTTTATGGGGAATTAGGCTGCAGTACAGCATTTCTGAATCATCAACATTTTTCCTTATTCAACATTTACAGAAGATAAAGGGGTTTAGTCAGGATAGAATTATATTAGCAAATCACTTTTCCTCATCCTCTCCTCTTCAGCCTATTGGGTAGTCTATCAGTTCCTATTACTTGACATACACTAAATTTCTACATTTCAATTTCAGTCGGGCAGCTCAGCAAGACAACTAGCTCTTTATCCATATAAAGGATAATGAATATGTACATGGCACAGCTCCGTTTTGTTCTTATTGAACATGGAAACAGCCCCCTTAAATGCTATTAATGATCTTCTCCAatggctctgcaggctgcagttACATTACTCACTACTCCTGTTCAACCTCTCCTAAGTAGTGTGCATGAAAGAAGGGGAATAAAGTACCCAGCTGAAGCCCAGAGGGAAATTCGGGATGCAGAATATCCTGATGTGTTCTGGCATTTGTGCAAGGTCTTCAAATAAATCACCCTGACAAATACAGTCAAGGGATTCAAAGATATTTGTATCATGTaaaactacaatttttttttggTTCAGACTTTTAACGACAAAGGACAAGGTGCATTCGAGCACAAGCTGCATCCAGGAAGAGACAATTCCTTTTTGTGCCATGGATCTGTACAGACCAAAAGCAGCCAGGACCTTTGCTTTAGGCATTTTTTGGGAATAACAGATCATCCCTTCTGCAGAACGGTGCCTTCTACTGCCAAGCTGAACTACCACATCTGATCATTTAGTGGAAAGAGCACTCCAATGGCATAAGACAAGGTCTagcaatgcctgatcactcttcctttttcatttctgacAGGGACCCCTTTATTTTGTGAGAATGAACCGATGTGCAGCGTTACACAAAAACGGTACTGAAAAAATCCATAAACACAGTGCTTGCCAGAGACCTGGCAGTGCTTCAAATCAGTGTGGCATCTCACCTGGATAAAATCAGGAAAGCGTTTTTTGCAGGTAGGGCAGGTGAAATAGCCATCATTGACATGGATGGCCACGTGGTCTTTAAGCAGATCCAAGCGGTCAAAGGACTCGGGACAGAAAATGCAGGAGTATGTTTTCTGGTCCATGTGGAACTTCATGTGGCTCTCAAGAGCCCCGCTGTTGATGAAGCCCTTGTTGCAGATGTCACAAGTCAAAGGGCAGTTCCCTTCCCGGCCGTGAAAGCGCAAATGCTGATCCAGTTTGTCCTTTTCACGGAAAGCTTTCCCACACTGGAGGCATTTGAATGGGCGGAAGGATTTCCGGATGAACAGGTGCTGAAGAGCTGCGTTCTGAAAGAAACATCAGAGATATCTTTAGTTTTTCTTATTCTGTACAGATTATGCATCTAAATATTTGCAAGATTAAACAGACCAGATGATCAGTGAAGCTAAATTTCAAAAAAGGCTTTTGCATTATAGATGCTGTCTCCATTTTACAGTAGAGGATGGTGTGACAGGCAGAAGTTAAGGGTTATACCTGCAGTTACACACTGAGTTAGGAGAAAACAATGCAGGAGTTTCCCCTCCAGTCCCTGTTTTCTGCTGATTTACCTAATTTCTGTCTTTACCTTGgcatttttctgtaaaataaaactaAGCCCAGTCTGAAGTACAGACCAGGGCCTAAGAAAAGCTGCAATTCAAGGTGATTTTTGGAGATTGGGTCAAAAATTCAGCCACCATACAAAAAAAGGGGAGGCTAATGCCCtttcaggcagtgacagggcttATGAAATTCCACAGGCCTTTACAAAATCAGCTTCTGCATCACATATCACCACAGGATGCGCAGCAGTGGTTTAGCATTGCCTGGAAAACCTGTGGTGGAACATATATTCAAcctttttttattataaaaaagAACAGAGTTTCAACACATGACAGCAGGGGCAGAATGGCAGGTGTACAAGCAACAGGTAGGAACTTGTGAGCAGTGTGCCTGTCTTCACTATTTAGCACATATCTTGTGTGAGAGCctgaaaatgaagatgaaaaatgaaaggcaaaacaCACTGGCGCTAAATCAAGAGGAACTCCGATAGATTCTGCTGTCTACTTAAAGGGTAGTTGATTAGACACAGTTAAACTTAAAATTGCTTTTCTTGGTATTGCAAGAAATTTTAAGAATATTGTGACTTGAGCACAATGCGGATTGTGCAAACATTGATTTTAGAATTTAATGTACTGGGCTGCTCTGTTTTTCTCCACTCCCATTGTGCACAATTTCTTTTGTCTGCCTCT
Proteins encoded:
- the PRDM10 gene encoding PR domain zinc finger protein 10 isoform X3; amino-acid sequence: MEHHSREEMDSKEESPQVWADSEQEQNAAQVHFVPEGGTVAQIVYSDEQDRPSQQVVYTADGTSYTSVDTSEHTLVYIHPVEATQTLFTDPSQVAYVQQDATTQQASLQVHNQVLPPMEAVDGSDPLAPLQNQMGGMEAKEEDDEDEDEDEEGEDTDMDEWDPDPPRPFDPNDLWCEECNNAHPSVCPKHGPLHPIPNRPVLTRARASLPLVLYIDRFLGGVFSKRRIPKRTQFGPVEGPLVRQTELKDCYIHLKVSLDKGDRKDRDLQEDLWFELSSEALCNWMMFVRPAQNHLEQNLVAYQYGHHIYYTTIKNVEPKQELKVWYAASYAEFVNQKIHDISEEERKVLREQEKNWPCYECNRRFMSSEQLQQHLNSHDEKLDFFSRARGRGRGRGKRRFGPGRRPGRPPKFMRVEVTSENGEKCEEGTQDLLHFSSKGQFDEAGQAALNGLEQQEQTPVPPETQPALEQQSENHPLQIQPQHDESAVPTQSTMTADDMRRAKRIRNAALQHLFIRKSFRPFKCLQCGKAFREKDKLDQHLRFHGREGNCPLTCDICNKGFINSGALESHMKFHMDQKTYSCIFCPESFDRLDLLKDHVAIHVNDGYFTCPTCKKRFPDFIQVKKHVRSFHSEKIYQCTECDKAFCRPDKLRLHMLRHSDRKDFLCSTCGKQFKRKDKLREHMQRMHNPEREAKKADRISRSKTFKPRIASTDYESFMFKCRLCMMGFRRRGMLVNHLSKRHPDMKIEEVPELTLPIIKPNRDYFCQYCDKVYKSASKRKAHILKNHPGAELPPSIRKLRPAGPGEPDPMLSTHTQLTGTIATPPVCCPHCSKQYSSKTKMVQHIRKKHPEFAQLPNTIHAPLTTAVISSTPAVLTTDSTTGETVVTTDLLTQAMTEISQTLTTDYRTPQGDYQRIQYIPVSQSTTGLQQPQHIQLQVVQVAQATSPHQSQHSTVDVGQLHDPQTYTQHAIQVQHIQVTEPSPAAQSSSQVGAQPLSPSSQQSQQELSPSQMQTTPSTPTQALQQQQGSSVQHTYLPSTWNSFRSYSSEIQMMTIPQGQYVITETAVGTPVTTVNTGQVKAVTQTHYVISEGQPDLEVKQNSSLSSEVPVGVSQPPAHTEPLESQPSGQQQSAQYIITTTTNGSGGSEVHIAKPRTFSAEHE